From a region of the Paenibacillus sp. R14(2021) genome:
- a CDS encoding proline racemase family protein translates to MRLSKIVTTIDTHTGGNPTRTVTSGAPVLIGKSMTEKMVYMSEHHDAFRQRLMFEPRGHEVMSGCILTEPCHPDADIGVVFIETGGYLPMCGHDTIGVCTALIEGGIFPADKDMLLLDTPAGLVEARLSIENGKVKRVTFTNIPSFLYQKDLNVQVDGLGEIVLDIAYGGNFYGLVDARDLNLPLRPENASSIISLAVQIRNAVNEKYDIVHPEIPVIQGLTHIEFYSNPVSSWAHCRNTVVVPPGGIDRSPCGTGTSAKVAVLYSKGELGLNEEFVHESIVGSLFHARVLKETHVGTLPAVVPQISGSAWITGFHQFAFNEQDELKNGFFLL, encoded by the coding sequence ATGAGGTTATCTAAAATTGTAACTACAATTGATACGCATACCGGTGGAAATCCAACTCGTACAGTAACAAGCGGTGCTCCTGTTTTAATCGGTAAGTCGATGACGGAGAAGATGGTCTATATGTCCGAACATCACGATGCATTTCGGCAGAGATTGATGTTTGAGCCTCGTGGTCATGAAGTGATGTCGGGTTGTATTCTTACAGAACCCTGTCATCCTGATGCTGATATTGGAGTGGTTTTTATTGAAACGGGCGGGTACTTACCCATGTGCGGTCACGATACAATTGGCGTTTGTACTGCGTTAATAGAAGGCGGAATCTTCCCGGCTGACAAGGATATGCTTCTGCTTGATACACCTGCAGGACTTGTGGAGGCTAGGCTGAGCATTGAGAACGGTAAAGTAAAGAGAGTGACGTTTACCAATATTCCATCTTTTCTCTACCAGAAGGATTTGAACGTTCAAGTCGATGGACTGGGCGAAATCGTACTTGATATTGCTTATGGCGGTAATTTCTATGGTTTGGTAGATGCGCGGGATTTAAACCTGCCCTTGCGACCGGAAAATGCTTCCAGCATTATAAGTCTAGCCGTTCAAATTAGAAATGCAGTCAATGAAAAATATGATATCGTACATCCTGAGATACCAGTGATTCAAGGCTTGACACATATCGAATTTTACAGTAATCCAGTTTCATCATGGGCACATTGTCGTAATACGGTAGTTGTTCCTCCTGGTGGAATTGATCGTTCGCCATGCGGTACAGGTACTTCTGCAAAGGTTGCGGTCTTATATTCTAAGGGCGAACTTGGGTTGAATGAGGAATTTGTGCACGAGAGTATTGTAGGCTCCTTGTTTCATGCCAGAGTATTAAAGGAAACACATGTTGGAACACTCCCAGCAGTTGTTCCTCAAATATCAGGGTCTGCGTGGATCACTGGTTTCCATCAATTTGCTTTTAATGAACAGGATGAACTGAAAAACGGTTTTTTTCTTCTTTAG
- a CDS encoding FAD-binding oxidoreductase — protein MKHESAEVVIIGGGIIGMAIAYYTAKLGMEVVVVEQGEIGGGTSSKCDGNILAIDKDPGFDSQMSLKSQELISALVHELDEEFEYRAPGSILVCESEEEMIAAERWVRRQQEAGLSFKMLDQKDLRDEWPYMASDLLGGLECATDSTVNPVLLTYSLAATARRYGARLLTHTEVFSILLDEKRRACGVETSKGTIYANHVIVAAGVWTKKIIGSIGLDLPIEPRKGHILVASRSTNIGKRKVMEFGYLISKFGGKRKVDPEIEKYGIALVFEPTASQNFLIGSSRQFVGMNTRVDQHVIRLIAERAIRFFPVIEHIPMLRTYAGLRPWTPDHLPIVGHVDEVPGLYVAAGHEGDGISLAAVTGKLVSEMLCGVPTCIPALPLRYDRFNSGMVHQEVLI, from the coding sequence ATGAAGCATGAATCAGCTGAGGTTGTCATTATTGGCGGTGGAATTATCGGTATGGCGATCGCCTACTACACAGCAAAGCTTGGTATGGAAGTGGTTGTCGTTGAACAAGGAGAGATTGGTGGTGGAACATCCTCGAAGTGTGACGGCAATATTCTGGCGATTGACAAGGATCCTGGCTTTGATAGCCAGATGTCATTAAAGTCACAGGAGTTAATTTCTGCATTGGTTCATGAGTTAGATGAAGAATTTGAGTATCGGGCACCTGGCAGCATCTTGGTGTGTGAAAGTGAAGAAGAGATGATTGCGGCCGAGCGTTGGGTACGTCGGCAACAGGAAGCGGGACTTTCCTTTAAAATGCTCGACCAGAAGGATCTTCGTGATGAATGGCCGTACATGGCAAGCGATTTATTAGGCGGACTGGAGTGTGCGACCGACTCAACCGTAAATCCCGTTCTGCTGACGTATTCATTAGCTGCTACGGCACGACGGTATGGTGCTCGCTTGTTGACGCATACAGAGGTATTTTCGATCTTGTTGGATGAAAAACGACGTGCATGCGGTGTAGAGACCTCCAAGGGCACTATTTATGCGAATCATGTGATTGTTGCAGCAGGCGTTTGGACAAAAAAAATAATAGGTTCAATTGGGCTGGACCTTCCAATTGAACCACGTAAGGGTCATATCCTTGTCGCGTCACGGTCCACGAATATTGGAAAACGAAAAGTGATGGAGTTCGGATATTTAATTAGTAAATTCGGAGGCAAGCGTAAGGTAGATCCGGAGATTGAGAAATACGGAATTGCGCTCGTATTTGAGCCAACGGCCTCTCAAAACTTTTTAATCGGGTCGAGCAGACAATTTGTCGGTATGAATACGAGAGTGGACCAGCATGTCATTCGATTAATAGCAGAACGGGCGATCCGCTTTTTCCCCGTTATCGAGCATATTCCTATGCTGCGAACCTACGCTGGTCTACGTCCATGGACGCCTGACCATTTACCGATTGTAGGGCATGTTGATGAAGTACCCGGCTTATATGTAGCCGCCGGCCATGAGGGCGACGGAATTAGCTTGGCTGCTGTCACTGGCAAACTGGTGAGTGAAATGCTTTGCGGTGTTCCGACCTGTATTCCTGCCTTGCCTTTGCGTTATGACCGCTTTAATAGCGGCATGGTTCACCAGGAGGTACTTATATGA
- a CDS encoding LLM class flavin-dependent oxidoreductase has protein sequence MSKSRRQLKLGALLHGVGGNPAMWRHPETLPDASVNFELYKSWVQKAEAGKLDLIFIADGLYINEKSIPHFQNRFEPISLLSALASVSRKIGLVGTLSTSYSEPFTVARQFGSLDVLSGGRAGWNIVTSPLEGSALNYGKKEHPEHDLRYQIATEYLAVTRGLWDSWEDDAFVRDKEAGIFFDTEKVHALNHEGEFFSVKGPLNIARSKQGQPVIFQAGSSEVGKNYAAKEADAIFTGHENIEEAVAFYADVKARAVSFGRSSEEVLIFPGIGPIVGATEEEAERKYQEVASLVTIETALQYLGRFFEHHDFTQYPLDEPFPELGDLGRNSFQSGTDKIKRDAKERNLTLRQVALQAVTPRGNFIGTPEKVADLIEEWFVRGAADGFMLAEAVPNGLVDFIDHVVPILQQRGLFREEYESDTLRGNLGLAIPANRYTKEKAPIQ, from the coding sequence ATGAGCAAATCCCGTAGACAGTTGAAACTAGGTGCGCTTCTGCACGGTGTGGGCGGCAATCCCGCCATGTGGCGCCATCCGGAGACGCTGCCGGATGCCAGCGTGAATTTTGAATTATACAAGAGCTGGGTGCAGAAGGCGGAAGCAGGCAAGCTGGATCTAATCTTCATCGCGGACGGCTTGTACATTAACGAGAAGTCGATCCCTCATTTCCAAAATCGATTCGAACCGATCTCGCTTCTGAGCGCGCTTGCCTCGGTCAGCCGCAAAATCGGACTCGTCGGTACGTTGTCGACCTCGTACAGCGAGCCGTTTACGGTTGCGCGTCAATTCGGCTCGCTGGATGTGCTGAGCGGCGGGCGCGCAGGCTGGAATATCGTCACTTCTCCGCTGGAAGGCTCGGCGCTGAACTACGGCAAGAAGGAGCACCCCGAGCATGATCTTCGCTACCAGATCGCAACGGAGTATCTGGCTGTAACCCGCGGGCTGTGGGATTCCTGGGAAGACGATGCGTTCGTGCGGGACAAAGAGGCGGGTATCTTCTTCGATACGGAGAAGGTGCATGCGCTGAACCATGAAGGCGAATTCTTCTCGGTCAAAGGGCCGCTTAATATTGCGCGTTCCAAGCAGGGACAGCCGGTGATTTTCCAAGCCGGGTCCTCCGAAGTCGGCAAGAATTATGCGGCGAAGGAAGCGGATGCGATCTTCACGGGCCATGAGAACATCGAGGAGGCGGTCGCCTTCTATGCGGATGTCAAAGCGCGTGCCGTCTCCTTCGGCCGTTCGTCGGAGGAAGTGCTGATCTTTCCGGGGATCGGTCCCATTGTGGGCGCGACGGAGGAGGAAGCGGAACGCAAGTACCAAGAGGTCGCAAGTCTCGTCACGATCGAGACGGCGCTTCAATATTTGGGCCGGTTCTTCGAGCACCATGATTTCACCCAATATCCGCTCGACGAGCCGTTCCCGGAGCTCGGCGATCTGGGGCGCAACAGCTTCCAGAGCGGCACGGACAAGATCAAGCGGGATGCGAAGGAACGTAATCTGACCCTGCGGCAGGTAGCGCTCCAAGCGGTTACGCCAAGAGGGAATTTCATCGGCACGCCGGAGAAAGTCGCCGATCTCATCGAGGAATGGTTCGTCCGCGGCGCGGCGGACGGCTTCATGCTGGCGGAGGCCGTTCCGAACGGACTGGTGGATTTCATAGACCACGTCGTGCCGATCTTGCAGCAGCGCGGCCTGTTCCGGGAGGAATATGAAAGCGACACATTACGCGGCAATCTCGGCTTAGCCATCCCGGCAAACCGCTATACAAAGGAAAAAGCGCCGATTCAATAA
- a CDS encoding DinB family protein has protein sequence MTELQIETLLFDYSLLPQQLANAVSELNEDQLRWKAAPGVWSVTEVLSHLTDHHIVVGFRIRELLSGSTAVLPAFSQDPWVAASHANEGDASDILAFYEAYSAYNLQLLKRLHPEDWAKKGINFKGETVTLREIVWGFIKHVHVHLAQIERITSAYVVV, from the coding sequence ATGACGGAGCTTCAAATCGAGACGCTGCTGTTTGACTATTCGCTGCTTCCTCAGCAGCTGGCGAATGCCGTATCCGAATTAAATGAGGATCAGCTCAGATGGAAGGCGGCTCCTGGCGTATGGAGCGTGACGGAAGTGCTGTCGCATTTGACGGACCATCATATCGTCGTCGGGTTTCGGATCCGGGAGCTGCTGTCGGGTTCGACAGCTGTTTTGCCGGCGTTCAGCCAGGATCCGTGGGTAGCGGCTTCCCATGCCAATGAGGGGGATGCAAGCGACATTCTGGCATTTTACGAGGCGTATTCGGCCTATAATTTGCAGCTACTGAAGCGTCTGCATCCCGAAGATTGGGCGAAGAAGGGCATTAATTTCAAGGGAGAGACCGTCACGCTTCGCGAGATCGTCTGGGGCTTCATCAAGCATGTGCATGTGCATCTCGCTCAGATCGAGCGCATTACATCCGCGTACGTCGTGGTATAG